In Vibrio japonicus, one DNA window encodes the following:
- the rnd gene encoding ribonuclease D, protein MNYQIITKSEQLEKVCLQARDTDIVMLDTEFVRTRTYYPQLGLIQLFDGEILSLIDPTVIDDMSAFEQLLKDTSVLKVLHACGEDLEVFQNSFGCLPYPMIDTQVMAAFLGHGLSTGFASLVDTFLNVELDKSESRTDWLARPLTEKQLEYAAADVFYLYPLYEKLAQKVTDAGWWEAAQQESDLLAAKRVKNVDPEMAYLDIKGAWQLKPRELAILKPLATWRFKEAQRRDLALNFVFKECDLLTVARLGIQNRQRMEQEGIDPRAIGRHATRIIAIVKSASTTPAEEYPAKIERLMDMHGYKQLFKKLKDEVKHVSQASGLATEFLASKKQLNQFISWVWKKDRDCAELPDVMQGWRLDLLGEKLNKLM, encoded by the coding sequence GTGAACTACCAAATCATTACCAAATCCGAACAATTAGAAAAGGTCTGTTTGCAGGCAAGGGACACTGATATCGTTATGCTGGATACTGAATTTGTGCGAACACGAACTTACTATCCGCAGCTGGGACTCATCCAGTTATTTGACGGTGAGATTCTCTCGCTGATAGACCCGACTGTGATAGATGATATGAGCGCTTTTGAACAGTTGCTAAAAGATACGTCTGTTCTGAAAGTGTTGCACGCATGTGGTGAAGATCTGGAAGTATTCCAAAACAGTTTCGGATGTCTGCCTTATCCGATGATCGACACGCAAGTCATGGCTGCGTTTCTAGGTCATGGTCTCTCAACGGGTTTTGCTTCGCTAGTGGATACCTTTTTGAATGTTGAGTTAGACAAGAGCGAGTCAAGAACGGATTGGTTAGCAAGACCTCTTACAGAGAAGCAGTTGGAGTATGCAGCGGCAGATGTGTTCTATTTGTATCCTTTGTATGAAAAACTCGCACAGAAAGTGACAGATGCGGGCTGGTGGGAAGCCGCCCAGCAAGAAAGTGACCTGCTTGCCGCTAAACGCGTGAAAAATGTTGACCCAGAAATGGCTTATCTGGATATCAAAGGTGCGTGGCAACTTAAACCACGTGAATTGGCGATTCTAAAGCCGTTAGCAACCTGGCGTTTTAAAGAAGCTCAACGTCGAGACTTAGCACTTAACTTTGTTTTTAAAGAATGTGATTTATTAACAGTCGCTCGTTTGGGTATACAGAACCGTCAGCGAATGGAGCAAGAGGGGATAGATCCTCGCGCTATTGGTCGCCATGCAACTCGAATCATTGCTATCGTTAAGTCCGCCTCTACCACGCCCGCGGAAGAGTACCCAGCGAAAATAGAGCGATTGATGGATATGCATGGCTATAAACAGCTCTTTAAGAAGCTAAAAGATGAAGTAAAACACGTATCGCAAGCGTCAGGCTTAGCAACAGAGTTTCTGGCGTCGAAAAAGCAGCTAAACCAATTTATCAGTTGGGTGTGGAAAAAAGATCGTGATTGCGCTGAATTGCCTGATGTGATGCAGGGATGGCGACTTGATCTACTAGGTGAAAAGTTGAATAAACTAATGTAA
- a CDS encoding SulP family inorganic anion transporter yields MFEFPQFSKHSVKNDVLSGLTVALALVPEAVAFAFVAGVDPMVGLYAAFIVGLITSIFGGRPGMISGATGAMAVVMVSLVASHGVQYLFAAILLAGIFQIAAGMFKLGKFIRIVPHPVMIGFVNGLAIVIFLAQLGQFKAPDINGVLTWLPQDEMMLMLGLVALTMAIIYFLPKITTAVPSSLVAIVTVTALVVGLDLETRTVVDFLRAMSGDEAATLAGSLPTFSIPTVPLTLETLQIILPYAIILAAIGLIESLLTLTVLDEMTNTRGQSNRECIGQGMANVTCSVFGAMGGCAMIGQSMINVNSGGRGRLSGIVAAVMLLMFILFASALIEMIPLAALVGVMFMVVIGTFEWATFKLARRVPKQDFFVIVLVTVVTVLTDLAIAVFVGVIASALMFAWQHAKHIYADTHINEEGSKEYKIHGPVFFGSVANFLEIFDAHNDPADVIVDFADSRVTDHSAIEAIETLAERYAAQGKTLHLRHLSQDCRALLDKAGSLVEINVKEDPSYKVATDVLAG; encoded by the coding sequence ATGTTTGAATTCCCACAATTTTCTAAGCACTCTGTAAAAAACGACGTGCTTTCGGGCCTGACGGTAGCGCTAGCACTAGTCCCTGAAGCCGTTGCATTCGCCTTCGTTGCTGGCGTAGACCCTATGGTTGGTTTATACGCTGCATTCATTGTCGGCTTAATCACATCAATTTTTGGTGGCCGCCCAGGCATGATTTCTGGCGCAACTGGCGCTATGGCCGTCGTCATGGTGAGCTTGGTTGCAAGCCACGGTGTCCAATACCTCTTTGCTGCCATCCTGCTTGCGGGTATCTTCCAAATAGCAGCAGGTATGTTCAAACTGGGCAAGTTTATCCGTATTGTTCCCCACCCTGTCATGATCGGCTTCGTCAACGGCTTAGCCATTGTTATCTTCTTAGCCCAGCTTGGTCAATTTAAAGCGCCAGACATCAACGGTGTACTGACTTGGCTACCACAAGACGAAATGATGTTAATGCTAGGCTTAGTCGCGCTAACAATGGCAATCATTTACTTTTTGCCTAAGATCACGACAGCGGTACCCTCGTCTCTGGTTGCAATTGTGACGGTGACTGCACTGGTTGTTGGCTTGGATTTAGAAACCCGTACTGTGGTTGATTTCCTGCGCGCGATGTCAGGTGACGAAGCCGCTACACTTGCCGGTTCTTTGCCGACATTCTCAATCCCAACCGTGCCACTAACACTTGAAACACTGCAGATCATTTTACCTTATGCGATTATTCTTGCGGCAATTGGCCTGATCGAATCTCTGCTAACTTTGACTGTGCTCGACGAAATGACAAATACTCGTGGTCAATCTAATCGCGAATGTATTGGTCAGGGTATGGCAAACGTAACCTGTTCTGTCTTCGGGGCAATGGGTGGTTGTGCGATGATCGGTCAGTCGATGATCAACGTAAACTCGGGTGGTCGTGGCCGTCTGTCAGGCATTGTTGCTGCAGTCATGCTACTGATGTTTATCCTGTTTGCTTCCGCGCTAATCGAAATGATCCCGCTAGCAGCACTGGTTGGTGTCATGTTTATGGTAGTGATTGGTACGTTCGAATGGGCGACATTCAAGCTCGCACGCCGCGTACCAAAACAAGACTTTTTCGTTATCGTACTCGTTACGGTTGTAACTGTACTGACTGACCTTGCAATCGCGGTCTTTGTTGGTGTTATCGCATCGGCGCTTATGTTTGCATGGCAACACGCGAAGCACATCTACGCTGATACTCATATTAATGAAGAAGGCTCAAAAGAGTACAAGATCCACGGCCCAGTGTTCTTCGGCTCAGTAGCGAACTTCCTTGAAATTTTTGACGCTCACAACGACCCAGCAGACGTTATCGTCGACTTCGCTGATTCACGCGTGACCGACCATTCTGCAATTGAAGCTATTGAAACACTCGCAGAGCGTTACGCAGCTCAGGGTAAAACATTACATTTACGCCACTTGAGCCAAGACTGCCGCGCACTTCTGGACAAAGCAGGCAGCTTAGTTGAGATCAACGTGAAAGAAGACCCAAGCTACAAAGTTGCAACTGACGTGTTAGCAGGTTAA
- the rne gene encoding ribonuclease E gives MKRMLINATQKEELRVALVDGQRLYDLDIESPGHESKKANIYKGRITRIEPSLEAAFVDYGAERHGFLPLKEIAREYFPEGYTYQGRPSIKEVLTEGQEVIVQVEKEERGSKGAALTTFISLAGSYLVLMPNNPRAGGISRRIEGDERTQLKAALSTLELPQGMGLIVRTAGVGKSAEELEWDLNVLLNHWGAIKQASDANPAPFLIHQESNVIVRAIRDYLRRDIGEILIDSNTIYERALQHISLVRPDFVSRVKKYDGEVPLFSHYQIESQIESAFQREVRLPSGGSIVIDPTEALTSIDINSARATKGGDIEETALNTNLEAADEIARQLRLRDLGGLVVIDFIDMTPVRHQREVENRLRDAVRMDRARVQIGRISRFGLLEMSRQRLSPSLAEASHHICPRCTGTGVVRDNESLALSVLRLIEEEALKDNTAQVLAVVPVPIASYLLNEKRRSVNHIERIQEVKITVVPNSDMETPHFDVIRVREGEEFDLLSYLLPKKLEAMKEAEGREAPETETKPKKIEEPVLKGFAAPAQSAPAPKPMPKAEEKKADVQESKPGLVSRLFKAISNFLFGSSSATDKVEEKKETTERKEGQRSNRNRRNRNDQRRRSPRDNRSESRSDNREEKRDIKRDNKRKPQQRDEASSEGKVATERKPQNRKPKQDRRSKVDDVKATKVAEEGLKLAADAEQTEKPNRTEEKAAKVKERRQRRQLTKQVRVKDQKAQAEAQEVVKEAKAEVVAEAVEQNVEAPAQEAEQGKQRRNRRSPRHLRASGQRRRRGRDRRPNPFRLRKGGVASPEMAMGKVMPSYGIIKPAAKSKPKTEQVAVEAVESQVVLGGFACPEMAMGKVIIRHDELTVEPAKTEIAKPIETPETPVEVVEKVEKVEAPIVEVEQAEEVAIAKTQVTTSVATQAMTETISENAAPVFKGQASSPMTKASGPVEMKEIAVVAAPFREERYQPKGAGSQVAKNQASAAMTKPVGF, from the coding sequence ATGAAAAGAATGTTAATCAACGCAACTCAAAAAGAAGAGTTGCGTGTTGCTTTGGTTGATGGTCAGAGACTGTACGATTTAGATATCGAAAGCCCTGGTCATGAATCGAAAAAAGCAAATATCTACAAAGGACGTATCACTCGCATCGAACCAAGTCTGGAAGCTGCTTTCGTAGACTATGGTGCAGAAAGACACGGTTTCCTCCCTCTTAAAGAAATTGCCCGCGAATACTTCCCTGAAGGCTATACCTATCAAGGCCGTCCAAGCATTAAAGAAGTGCTGACCGAAGGCCAAGAAGTCATCGTACAAGTAGAGAAAGAAGAACGTGGCAGCAAAGGTGCTGCGCTAACGACGTTCATCTCTCTTGCGGGTAGTTACCTTGTTCTAATGCCTAATAACCCTCGTGCTGGCGGTATTTCTCGCCGAATCGAAGGCGACGAACGCACACAGCTAAAAGCTGCACTAAGCACTCTTGAACTGCCGCAAGGTATGGGCCTGATTGTTCGTACAGCAGGTGTGGGCAAAAGCGCAGAAGAACTGGAGTGGGATTTAAACGTACTTCTTAACCATTGGGGCGCAATCAAACAAGCTTCTGATGCGAATCCAGCTCCTTTCCTAATTCACCAAGAAAGTAACGTTATCGTACGTGCTATTCGCGATTATTTACGTCGTGATATCGGCGAAATTTTAATCGATAGCAATACGATCTATGAACGTGCACTACAGCATATCAGCCTAGTAAGACCTGACTTTGTTAGCCGAGTTAAGAAATACGACGGTGAAGTACCGCTGTTTAGCCACTATCAAATCGAAAGCCAAATTGAGTCTGCATTCCAACGTGAAGTTCGACTTCCATCAGGTGGTTCAATCGTTATTGACCCAACTGAAGCACTGACTTCAATCGATATCAACTCTGCTCGTGCAACAAAGGGCGGCGATATTGAAGAAACAGCACTTAACACGAACCTTGAAGCAGCGGACGAAATCGCTCGCCAGTTGCGTCTACGTGATTTGGGTGGTTTGGTTGTTATCGACTTTATCGATATGACACCCGTTCGCCACCAGCGCGAAGTAGAAAACCGTCTACGCGACGCAGTACGTATGGATCGTGCTCGTGTGCAGATTGGTCGTATTTCTCGCTTTGGTCTACTAGAGATGTCGCGTCAGCGTCTAAGTCCTTCTCTTGCAGAAGCTAGCCACCATATTTGTCCTCGCTGTACAGGTACTGGTGTTGTTCGCGACAACGAATCTCTTGCTCTTTCTGTACTTCGTCTGATTGAAGAAGAAGCGTTAAAAGACAACACAGCGCAAGTACTGGCTGTTGTACCGGTACCGATCGCATCTTATCTTCTTAATGAAAAACGTCGCTCTGTGAACCACATTGAGCGCATTCAAGAAGTTAAGATCACAGTTGTGCCTAATTCAGATATGGAAACTCCTCACTTCGACGTTATTCGTGTACGCGAAGGTGAAGAGTTCGACCTACTCTCTTACCTGCTACCTAAGAAACTAGAAGCAATGAAAGAGGCGGAAGGTCGTGAAGCACCTGAAACTGAAACTAAACCTAAGAAGATTGAAGAGCCGGTTCTGAAAGGCTTTGCTGCTCCTGCTCAATCTGCGCCAGCACCAAAACCGATGCCTAAAGCAGAAGAAAAGAAAGCAGATGTACAAGAATCTAAACCAGGTCTTGTTAGCCGCCTCTTTAAAGCTATAAGCAACTTCCTATTTGGTTCAAGCTCTGCGACAGACAAAGTCGAAGAGAAGAAAGAAACGACAGAAAGGAAAGAAGGTCAGCGCAGCAATCGCAATCGTCGCAACCGCAATGATCAACGTCGTCGCAGTCCTCGTGATAACCGCAGCGAAAGCCGCAGTGATAACCGCGAAGAAAAACGTGACATTAAACGTGATAACAAACGCAAACCGCAGCAGCGTGATGAAGCTTCAAGCGAAGGCAAAGTAGCAACTGAACGCAAGCCGCAGAACCGCAAACCTAAGCAAGATCGTCGTAGCAAAGTTGATGATGTAAAAGCAACCAAGGTTGCAGAAGAAGGCTTGAAGCTCGCAGCAGATGCTGAGCAAACGGAAAAACCAAACCGTACTGAAGAAAAAGCAGCGAAAGTGAAAGAGCGTCGTCAGCGTCGTCAACTGACTAAACAAGTTCGCGTTAAAGACCAGAAGGCGCAAGCGGAAGCACAAGAAGTTGTGAAAGAAGCGAAAGCCGAAGTAGTCGCTGAAGCGGTTGAACAAAACGTAGAAGCGCCAGCACAAGAAGCAGAACAGGGTAAACAACGCCGAAACCGTCGCTCACCTCGTCACCTGCGTGCAAGTGGTCAGCGTCGCCGTCGTGGCCGTGATCGTCGCCCTAACCCATTCCGCCTACGTAAAGGTGGTGTAGCGTCTCCTGAGATGGCTATGGGTAAAGTCATGCCTAGCTACGGAATCATTAAGCCTGCAGCTAAGTCGAAGCCAAAAACTGAACAAGTAGCAGTTGAAGCGGTAGAGAGTCAAGTTGTATTAGGTGGATTCGCTTGCCCTGAAATGGCAATGGGTAAAGTGATCATCCGTCATGATGAGCTTACGGTTGAACCTGCGAAAACTGAAATAGCGAAACCTATTGAAACACCGGAAACACCCGTTGAAGTTGTTGAAAAGGTTGAAAAGGTTGAAGCTCCAATCGTAGAAGTGGAACAAGCTGAAGAAGTGGCCATTGCGAAAACGCAAGTCACTACATCAGTGGCTACGCAAGCAATGACAGAAACCATCTCAGAGAATGCCGCGCCAGTATTCAAAGGCCAAGCATCATCTCCAATGACCAAAGCTTCAGGCCCAGTCGAGATGAAAGAAATCGCCGTTGTAGCAGCGCCATTCCGCGAAGAACGATACCAGCCAAAAGGTGCAGGTAGTCAAGTCGCGAAGAATCAAGCTAGCGCAGCAATGACCAAACCGGTAGGTTTCTAA
- the fadD gene encoding long-chain-fatty-acid--CoA ligase FadD, which produces MDKPWLSRYPSDVPEHINPDQYPSLVEMFEQSVQKYADQPAFMNMGSVMTFRKLEERSRAFAAYLQNELKLKKGDRVALMMPNLLQYPVALFGVLRAGCIAVNVNPLYTPRELEHQLNDSGAKAIVIVSNFANTLEQIVDNTSVKHVVLTSLGQMLPRAKGTLVDFVVKYVKGMVPKYNLPGAISMRKALSQGRRLQYVKPFMSGEDIAFLQYTGGTTGVAKGAILTHRNMIANVLQAKGAYGPILSEGRELVVTALPLYHVFALTVNCLLFVEMGGRNLLITNPRDIPGFVKELQKYPFTAITGVNTLFNALVNNEDFHELDFSNLKLSVGGGMAVQRAVADQWQKTTGIHLLEGYGLTECSPLVTGNPYDLTEYTGAIGLPVPSTEVRIVDDEGNELPATEVGELQVRGPQVMQGYWQRPEATKEVINADGWLSTGDIVKFDDEGLIHIVDRKKDMILVSGFNVYPNEIEDVVALHGKVLEVAAIGQEHPVSGEVVKIYVVKRDPSLTKDEIIAHCRQHLTGYKVPKLVEFKEDLPKTNVGKILRRQLREENEANLAKVS; this is translated from the coding sequence GTGGATAAACCTTGGTTATCACGTTACCCAAGCGATGTGCCAGAGCACATCAACCCAGATCAGTATCCGTCGCTGGTCGAGATGTTTGAACAATCGGTACAAAAGTACGCAGACCAGCCTGCATTTATGAATATGGGCTCGGTAATGACATTCCGTAAGCTTGAAGAGCGCAGCCGTGCTTTTGCCGCTTATCTGCAAAATGAGCTAAAGCTTAAGAAAGGCGACCGCGTCGCGTTAATGATGCCAAACTTACTGCAATACCCAGTGGCTCTGTTTGGTGTGTTGCGTGCGGGTTGTATTGCGGTAAACGTGAACCCTCTGTACACGCCACGTGAACTTGAGCACCAGTTAAACGATTCGGGTGCAAAAGCCATTGTTATCGTTTCTAACTTTGCTAATACACTAGAGCAAATTGTCGATAACACGTCAGTTAAACATGTCGTCCTTACTAGTCTTGGTCAAATGCTACCACGCGCTAAAGGTACGCTTGTTGATTTCGTCGTGAAGTACGTTAAAGGTATGGTGCCTAAATATAACCTACCGGGTGCCATCTCTATGCGAAAAGCGTTGAGTCAGGGCCGTCGTTTGCAGTATGTGAAGCCATTTATGTCTGGCGAAGACATCGCATTTTTGCAGTACACTGGCGGTACGACAGGTGTAGCAAAAGGAGCGATCTTAACGCACCGCAACATGATCGCTAACGTGCTGCAAGCGAAAGGCGCGTATGGTCCGATCTTGTCTGAAGGTCGTGAACTTGTTGTCACGGCGCTTCCGCTATATCACGTATTTGCACTGACAGTGAACTGCCTATTGTTTGTCGAGATGGGCGGTCGCAACTTGCTCATCACAAACCCGCGTGATATTCCAGGTTTTGTCAAAGAGCTACAAAAGTACCCATTCACTGCGATTACAGGTGTAAACACGCTGTTTAATGCTCTAGTTAACAATGAAGACTTCCACGAACTTGATTTTAGCAACCTAAAGCTGTCTGTTGGTGGCGGTATGGCGGTACAACGAGCCGTTGCAGACCAATGGCAAAAAACAACAGGCATCCACCTGCTAGAAGGTTATGGCCTGACAGAGTGTTCACCGCTAGTTACGGGCAACCCATATGACTTGACTGAGTATACAGGCGCGATAGGTTTACCAGTGCCTTCAACCGAAGTTCGTATTGTGGATGACGAAGGCAATGAATTGCCTGCGACAGAAGTCGGTGAACTACAAGTGCGAGGCCCACAAGTCATGCAAGGTTACTGGCAGCGCCCAGAAGCAACCAAAGAAGTGATTAACGCGGATGGTTGGCTATCGACGGGTGATATCGTTAAGTTTGACGACGAAGGGCTGATTCATATTGTAGACCGCAAGAAAGATATGATTTTGGTATCAGGCTTCAACGTTTATCCAAATGAAATTGAAGATGTGGTTGCTTTGCATGGGAAGGTGCTTGAAGTAGCAGCCATTGGTCAAGAGCACCCAGTATCCGGTGAAGTGGTGAAGATTTATGTCGTTAAGCGTGATCCGAGCTTAACCAAAGATGAGATCATTGCACACTGTCGCCAACACCTAACAGGTTACAAAGTGCCAAAACTGGTTGAGTTCAAGGAAGATCTACCAAAGACAAACGTTGGTAAGATCCTGCGTAGGCAGCTACGTGAAGAAAACGAAGCCAATTTAGCGAAAGTGTCGTAA
- a CDS encoding alpha/beta fold hydrolase: protein MTLMNKRYILDDGFIESVEYGDSKTAELSVVFLHGWLDNAASFFSVMEGMHKQAPHIHLCAIDLPGHGHSSHKSFDNFYPFHDYIDDIYQFLINLSPNRVVLVGHSLGALVASCYSAAFPEQVSGLVQIEGYGPLAEEGSETVSRLREGVLSRQRIRRKPTRAFASIQDAVERRAKVNHILPELIAPIVTRGLIERESQWFWRHDVKLQSQSLYRMSLEHAQSIRQHITCPQVVVLGDQGFPHLHRFQQDASETIQFEWVDGGHHCHLQSPNRVINLIFGLVNKI from the coding sequence ATGACGTTGATGAATAAACGCTACATACTGGATGATGGATTTATTGAATCCGTTGAGTATGGAGACAGTAAAACGGCCGAACTCTCGGTCGTTTTTTTACATGGTTGGCTGGATAATGCCGCTAGTTTCTTTAGCGTCATGGAGGGCATGCATAAACAAGCTCCGCATATTCATCTCTGTGCTATTGATTTACCCGGCCACGGGCACTCAAGCCACAAAAGCTTCGATAACTTCTACCCATTTCACGACTATATTGATGATATTTACCAGTTTTTGATTAACTTGTCGCCAAACAGGGTGGTGTTAGTAGGGCATTCACTTGGTGCTTTGGTTGCAAGTTGCTATAGTGCCGCCTTTCCTGAACAAGTCAGTGGGTTAGTTCAGATAGAAGGTTACGGGCCTTTGGCTGAAGAAGGCAGCGAAACGGTTTCTCGGTTAAGAGAAGGCGTACTCAGCCGCCAAAGAATTCGTAGAAAACCGACTCGAGCATTTGCATCGATTCAAGATGCAGTAGAGAGACGCGCAAAGGTAAACCATATTTTACCTGAGCTGATAGCACCCATCGTGACACGCGGCTTAATTGAACGTGAGTCGCAGTGGTTTTGGCGACACGATGTCAAGTTGCAGAGCCAGTCTCTTTATCGAATGTCGTTGGAACATGCACAATCCATTCGCCAACACATTACCTGCCCTCAGGTGGTTGTGTTAGGTGATCAAGGCTTTCCGCATTTGCATCGCTTTCAGCAAGATGCCTCCGAAACCATTCAATTTGAATGGGTTGATGGTGGGCATCATTGTCACCTTCAATCTCCTAATAGAGTAATTAACCTAATTTTTGGCTTGGTTAACAAAATTTAA